Proteins encoded by one window of Mercenaria mercenaria strain notata chromosome 4, MADL_Memer_1, whole genome shotgun sequence:
- the LOC128556720 gene encoding uncharacterized protein LOC128556720: MKNAEIKLMKVLKIISKMFSNSDDSANIFSVREVPMHSRQETPHDADIDVSVSGNCSRNMGIQHENQSCVSSHGHKDVSSLEQANVGEPLNSGRRASNTDVNRGGSKGKI, translated from the exons ATgaaaaacgcagaaattaaattgatgaaagttttgaaaataatatccAAAATGTTTTCTAATTCAGACGATAGTGCCAATATATTTTCTGTGAGAGAAGTTCCCATGCATTCCAGACAGGAAACACCGCATGACGCAGATATCGATGTTTCTGTCTCTGGAAACTGTTCGAGAAACATG GGTATCCAGCATGAAAATCAAAGTTGTGTTTCTTCACATGGACATAAAG ACGTAAGTTCCTTAGAACAGGCAAATGTGGGTGAACCACTGAACAGTGGGAGAAGGGCCAgtaatacagatgtaaacaggGGAGGTTCCAAAGGTAAAATATGA
- the LOC123550843 gene encoding uncharacterized protein LOC123550843, with the protein MVLRKKMRRRFSVRCIHSEKKERKEIQSFRSKGANIRLEKKQYRADQETTQTEMSAEIKDLSSGRSTNIETEYRKYDKDKMDSDCDEAVDTKKCPAMKINKKAEDLKPNAYIDVSEADINVFIEIHLSVMVFYVTFKKCIDFGTDVEQLHKESPAKRVRELDRTNRDKLEGGKTENTTYAAEEKLMNHVKRKETRSSEDRDNNDQLSSAGSATLYDLYKLFCSRTFLVEDLIKPNENVFGKTSFIHPLKIASLKLPVNRPAYLPVFAIAFKGGSRIIHAFEDYKNQIIKRILQTHDRRETYLGDEHFRLATFSLSVFNYELGEIIRLAGSGFFCDADGSVKCFCCRNIYRSELLSSHHPDCASRTSDRHAGRSIADHYGESAPGRLVPSGQNVQEEYRTQAFIDIHIRLTTYRLGGTQQFVQDDALAQENELSTLFCKKKT; encoded by the exons ATGGTTCTGAGAAAGAAAATGAGAAGAAGATTCAGTGTCAGATGCATACACTcagagaaaaaagaaagaaaagaaattcaAAGTTTTCGCAGTAAAGGTGCAAATATAAGACTTGAGAAGAAACAGTATAGAGCTGATCAAGAAACAACCCAGACAGAAATGAGTGCTGAAATCAAAGATCTGTCATCAGGGCGTTCAACGAATATTGAAACTGAATACAGAAAATATGACAAGGACAAAATGGACAGTGATTGCGATGAAGCTGTTGATACCAAAAAATGTCCTgcaatgaaaatcaataaaaaagcaGAAGACCTTAAACCGAACGCATATATAGATGTTTCAGAGGCGGATATAAATGTGTTTATTGAAATACACTTAAGCGTTATGGTCTTTTATGTGACATTTAAAAAGTGTATAGATTTCGGCACAGATGTAGAGCAATTGCATAAAGAAAGCCCTGCAAAAAGAGTAAGAGAACTTGATCGCACAAACAGGGACAAACTTGAAGGAGGTAAAACTGAAAACACAACTTATGCTGCTGAAGAAAAGTTAATGAATCATGTTAAGAGAAAAGAAACACGTTCTAGTGAGGATAGGGACAACAATGATCAGCTGAGCTCAGCAGGATCAGCCACTCTGTATGACTTATACAAGTTGTTTTGTTCACGTACGTTTTTAGTTGAAGATCTAATTAAGCCAAATGAAAATGTCTTTGGCAAAACTTCATTTATTCACCCTTTAAAGATTGCTTCCTTAAAGCTCCCAGTGAACAGGCCAGCATATCTGCCTGTTTTTGCAATCGCCTTTAAAGGAGGATCAAGGATAATACACGCATTTGAAGACTATAAAAATCAGATTATAAAACGTATTCTCCAAACGCATGATAGGAGAGAAACGTATTTAGGAGATGAGCATTTTAGACTTGCTACATTCAGTCTGTCTGTGTTTAATTACGAACTGGGTGAAATAATCAGGCTAGCTGGTAGTGGATTCTTTTGTGATGCTGATGGAAGCGTCAAGTGCTTTTGCTGCAGAAATATATATAGGTCTGAACTGTTAAGCAGCCACCATCCAGATTGTGCCTCACGTACCTCGGATAGACATGCCGGTAGATCTATTGCAGATCACTACGGTGAGTCTGCTCCTGGCAGGCTTGTGCCTTCTGGACAAAACGTACAAGAGGAGTATAGGACCCAAGCCTTTATTGATATTCATATACGATTGACGACCTACAGACTTGGGGGAACTCAGCAG TTCGTTCAAGATGATGCACTGGCGCAAGAGAACGAGCTAAGTACgttgttttgtaaaaagaaaacatga